The Akkermansia sp. N21116 genome includes a region encoding these proteins:
- a CDS encoding DUF308 domain-containing protein, translating to MTEKTSSEDPRFSILTPWVAGTIGIVEIILGIIALSIPFALGAASMWVIGILFVAAALLRLFRVFKTNTSASRWWNLVSAIIYAIVGVLAILNPILAMASFTLVIGWFLVFGGIFRLFASMRVGKVPGKGWLIFNSIITLGLGIIIVATFPQSAAWFLGTVIACELIFSGWAMFFVAFASGKNKD from the coding sequence ATGACAGAAAAGACATCATCGGAAGATCCCCGTTTTTCCATCCTCACCCCATGGGTTGCAGGTACGATAGGCATTGTTGAAATCATCCTCGGCATCATTGCCCTAAGCATCCCCTTTGCCTTGGGGGCAGCCTCCATGTGGGTCATCGGGATCCTGTTTGTCGCAGCGGCTCTGCTGCGCCTGTTCCGGGTGTTCAAAACCAACACATCCGCTTCTCGATGGTGGAACCTGGTTTCGGCAATCATCTATGCAATCGTGGGTGTTCTGGCAATTCTCAATCCGATCCTCGCGATGGCCTCGTTCACTCTGGTTATCGGCTGGTTCCTCGTATTCGGAGGAATCTTCCGCCTGTTCGCCAGCATGCGCGTCGGCAAAGTTCCGGGTAAAGGATGGCTGATTTTCAACAGTATCATCACCCTCGGCCTCGGTATCATCATCGTTGCAACCTTTCCGCAATCGGCCGCATGGTTTCTGGGAACCGTCATCGCCTGTGAATTGATCTTCTCCGGATGGGCCATGTTCTTCGTCGCCTTTGCCTCCGGCAAAAACAAGGACTAA
- a CDS encoding TatD family hydrolase: MAGYPSEIPPGLPDAHTHLPRPFETNGRDFPFPGAASSIVCSAEPNDWDTLASLARQYPERIIPSFGIHPWHAGNASDIHWQRLTELLDEFPMAGVGETGMDKAHRPRIPQEAQEKSFRTHLGIAREKNRFVTLHCVRAWGPVLKILDELPPPRLLVHAWHGPSEHVSPLLKHNALFSVGSRQLMDESFHAAIRSLPPERLLPETDGYTGNLIPAFRYLCSLFRDCPPEWWLIQIRENYMNLSSPSIFLP; this comes from the coding sequence ATGGCCGGCTACCCCTCCGAAATACCGCCCGGGCTGCCGGATGCGCACACTCATCTTCCCCGCCCGTTTGAGACGAACGGGCGGGATTTTCCCTTTCCCGGAGCCGCCTCATCCATCGTTTGTTCTGCAGAGCCCAACGACTGGGACACTCTGGCATCCCTGGCAAGGCAGTACCCGGAACGGATCATCCCCTCATTCGGCATCCATCCCTGGCACGCCGGGAACGCCAGCGACATCCACTGGCAGCGCCTCACCGAACTTTTGGATGAATTCCCCATGGCCGGTGTCGGAGAAACAGGCATGGACAAGGCCCATCGCCCACGCATTCCCCAGGAAGCTCAGGAAAAGTCTTTTCGCACTCATCTCGGTATCGCCCGGGAAAAAAACCGATTCGTTACTTTGCATTGTGTCCGGGCTTGGGGACCGGTTCTCAAAATCCTTGATGAACTTCCTCCTCCCCGACTGCTCGTCCACGCATGGCATGGTCCGTCCGAACACGTCTCCCCTCTGCTCAAACACAATGCCCTTTTCTCCGTCGGCAGCCGCCAACTCATGGACGAATCCTTCCACGCCGCTATCCGCAGCCTTCCTCCGGAACGCCTCCTGCCGGAAACAGACGGCTACACCGGGAATCTCATTCCGGCATTCCGGTATCTTTGCTCTCTTTTCCGTGACTGTCCTCCGGAATGGTGGCTGATACAAATCCGGGAAAACTACATGAACCTGTCCTCTCCCTCAATCTTCCTTCCCTGA
- a CDS encoding beta-N-acetylhexosaminidase: MKSRSLPLIASLTLVTTALAAPSGPVQEGSAIIPKPVSLQEKLGEPGFSLSQGIRIAPGSISGMASRVLQNVGIKTQISDKNPELVFSTDDKLGKEAYRLNVTPQKITVESSTPQGAFYALQSLAQSVTKDDKGTICFPTMAIEDAPRFSWRGLMVDSCRHMMPAEDIKKVIDLLARYKFNTLHWHLTDDQGWRIEIKKYPKLTEVGSSRTHSPIMGQRNKPDGVPYSGYYTQDEIKDVVKYAKQRGITVIPEIEVPGHAAAAITAYPELGNKDIENYDPKVVCSWGVFPYIFAPTEETFKFLDDVLTEVAELFPDSPFIHVGGDEAPKDQWKKSATAQKIMKENGLKNEEELQSYFIRRVEKLVNSKGKRLIGWDEINEGGLSPTASMMVWRDIRWARHAIERGNDVVMTHTDSLYLDYSQGPGAPNKPEYEVIGGNVPLEKVYAFNPVPSGITKEQEKHVLGCQGNVWSEYIPDINKFQYQVFPRALALAEIAWTPLELKNEADFKNRLNKQLPYLDEQKVNYRRPDTGAPARPDVVIKTTAPEKSK; this comes from the coding sequence ATGAAAAGCCGCTCTCTTCCCCTGATTGCCTCCCTGACATTGGTTACAACCGCCCTAGCCGCACCTTCGGGACCGGTACAGGAAGGCAGCGCCATCATCCCCAAACCGGTCTCGCTCCAGGAAAAACTGGGCGAACCCGGCTTCAGCCTCTCCCAAGGTATCCGCATCGCCCCCGGCTCCATCTCCGGCATGGCCAGCCGTGTTCTCCAGAATGTTGGCATCAAGACGCAAATCAGCGACAAAAATCCGGAACTGGTCTTTTCCACAGATGACAAGCTCGGCAAGGAAGCCTACCGGCTGAATGTCACCCCCCAGAAAATCACCGTCGAGTCTTCCACTCCCCAGGGAGCCTTCTACGCCCTGCAAAGCCTTGCCCAAAGCGTTACCAAAGACGACAAGGGAACAATCTGTTTCCCGACAATGGCTATTGAAGACGCCCCGCGTTTCTCCTGGCGAGGCCTGATGGTGGACAGCTGCCGTCACATGATGCCTGCCGAAGACATCAAAAAAGTCATTGATCTTCTGGCACGCTACAAGTTCAACACCCTGCACTGGCACCTCACCGACGATCAGGGCTGGCGCATCGAAATCAAGAAATATCCGAAGCTGACGGAAGTCGGCAGTTCCCGTACGCATTCCCCTATCATGGGCCAACGGAACAAGCCGGATGGCGTCCCCTACTCCGGTTACTACACTCAGGATGAAATCAAGGATGTCGTCAAGTACGCCAAACAGCGTGGCATCACTGTCATCCCGGAAATCGAAGTCCCCGGGCATGCCGCCGCCGCCATCACAGCCTACCCTGAACTCGGCAACAAGGACATTGAGAACTACGACCCGAAAGTCGTATGCAGTTGGGGTGTCTTCCCGTACATCTTTGCCCCGACGGAAGAAACCTTCAAGTTCCTCGACGATGTGTTGACGGAAGTTGCCGAACTCTTCCCGGACAGCCCCTTCATCCATGTCGGCGGAGACGAAGCCCCCAAGGATCAATGGAAAAAGTCCGCGACAGCTCAAAAAATCATGAAGGAAAACGGGCTGAAGAACGAAGAAGAACTCCAAAGTTACTTCATTAGACGCGTCGAAAAACTTGTCAACAGCAAGGGCAAACGCCTCATCGGATGGGATGAAATCAATGAAGGCGGACTTTCCCCGACTGCCTCCATGATGGTCTGGCGCGACATCCGCTGGGCTCGCCATGCCATCGAACGCGGCAATGACGTCGTCATGACCCACACCGATTCCCTCTACCTCGACTACTCCCAAGGCCCTGGAGCCCCCAACAAGCCCGAATACGAAGTCATCGGCGGGAATGTTCCCCTGGAAAAGGTCTATGCCTTCAACCCGGTTCCCTCCGGCATCACCAAGGAACAGGAAAAACACGTCCTCGGCTGCCAAGGCAATGTCTGGTCGGAGTACATCCCGGACATCAACAAGTTCCAATACCAGGTCTTCCCCCGCGCACTGGCCCTCGCTGAAATTGCCTGGACCCCGCTGGAGTTGAAAAATGAAGCGGACTTCAAGAATCGCCTCAACAAGCAACTTCCCTACCTCGACGAACAGAAGGTCAACTACCGCCGTCCCGACACAGGCGCTCCAGCCAGACCCGATGTCGTCATTAAAACGACAGCACCCGAAAAATCGAAATAA
- a CDS encoding KpsF/GutQ family sugar-phosphate isomerase, translated as MNHLNRAQAVFNMEIEELQSVASRLNENFDKAITVMSKALAKGHKIIVVGVGKSGNIGQKIVATLNSTGAPTVMLDSQNALHGDLGVVCDGDVCIAMSFSGETVELLNLLPFLKRFDMPIIGMTGHMGSSLAKYSDIVLDTGVSREACPLNLAPTSSSTAMLVMGDALAMALLEDRHFTAEDFAKRHPGGSLGRALLTKVGDIMRKPPEIAILPEDSTVTDCLQAMTDSRAGATILITPTGELAGVFTHGDFVRAYQKNVNAGAMPVRELMTREPVFVLEDDLATQAIRALSSRRIDDLVVLNAKKKPVGIVDTQDLARLKLI; from the coding sequence ATGAATCATCTCAATAGAGCCCAAGCTGTATTCAATATGGAGATCGAAGAACTCCAGAGTGTTGCCTCCAGATTGAACGAAAATTTTGATAAAGCCATCACCGTCATGTCTAAAGCCCTCGCCAAGGGACATAAGATCATCGTGGTGGGCGTTGGCAAGTCCGGCAATATCGGTCAAAAAATCGTCGCTACCCTGAACTCCACCGGAGCCCCTACCGTCATGCTGGATTCCCAGAACGCCCTTCACGGAGACCTGGGAGTCGTCTGCGACGGGGATGTCTGTATTGCCATGTCCTTCTCCGGCGAGACGGTTGAGTTGCTCAATCTTCTCCCCTTCCTCAAACGCTTCGATATGCCCATCATCGGCATGACGGGGCACATGGGATCCTCGCTGGCCAAGTACTCCGATATCGTACTCGATACTGGAGTCAGCCGTGAAGCCTGCCCCCTTAACCTGGCCCCCACGTCCAGCAGCACCGCCATGCTCGTCATGGGAGACGCCCTTGCCATGGCTCTCCTGGAAGATCGCCATTTCACGGCGGAAGATTTTGCCAAACGCCATCCCGGCGGTTCACTCGGGCGAGCCCTGCTTACCAAAGTGGGAGATATTATGCGTAAACCTCCGGAAATCGCTATCCTTCCGGAAGACTCCACGGTCACCGACTGTCTCCAGGCTATGACGGACAGCCGTGCCGGTGCAACCATTTTGATTACACCGACCGGAGAACTGGCCGGGGTCTTTACCCATGGAGACTTTGTGCGAGCCTACCAGAAAAACGTCAATGCCGGTGCCATGCCTGTCAGAGAACTCATGACCCGCGAACCGGTCTTCGTTCTGGAAGACGATCTCGCCACCCAGGCCATCCGCGCTCTCAGCAGCCGCAGGATCGACGACCTCGTCGTCCTCAACGCCAAAAAGAAGCCGGTCGGCATTGTCGATACACAGGATCTCGCCCGTCTGAAGCTCATTTAA
- a CDS encoding SagB/ThcOx family dehydrogenase: MLRLLHAMKTCAGKTIWDSISYMKTYRLFAGLSVMLMAVSSVASVSAEEISLPKPVTTGGMPLMEALQKRASGRKFSDRQLTPQEMSNLLWAAWGVNREDGRRTAPSARNIQEITLYVSTRDGVFEYDAPSNSLRVIMKEDIRALTGAQPLAGKAAVNIIMVADKSKVNWSASGNELVDYPSVDSGFIGQNIYLFCASSGMSTVIRGLVDRKALGAKLNLPENKFVTFVQSVGFPEETEK; the protein is encoded by the coding sequence ATGCTTCGCTTGTTACACGCAATGAAGACTTGCGCAGGAAAAACGATCTGGGATAGTATCTCCTATATGAAGACGTATCGCCTGTTTGCCGGATTGTCCGTTATGTTGATGGCTGTTTCCTCTGTTGCCTCCGTTTCCGCCGAGGAAATTTCCCTGCCTAAACCTGTTACGACGGGAGGCATGCCTTTGATGGAGGCCTTGCAAAAGCGGGCTTCGGGCCGTAAGTTTTCCGACCGTCAGCTGACGCCGCAGGAAATGTCCAACCTGCTTTGGGCAGCTTGGGGAGTCAATCGAGAAGATGGCCGGCGCACAGCTCCTTCCGCCCGGAATATTCAGGAAATTACCCTGTATGTTTCCACTCGCGACGGCGTGTTTGAATACGATGCTCCTTCTAATTCCCTCCGAGTCATCATGAAGGAAGACATCCGGGCTTTGACCGGGGCTCAGCCTCTTGCGGGCAAGGCTGCCGTCAACATCATCATGGTAGCGGACAAGTCTAAAGTCAACTGGTCGGCTTCCGGCAATGAACTGGTGGACTATCCCTCTGTGGATTCCGGTTTCATCGGACAGAATATCTACCTCTTCTGCGCATCATCCGGTATGTCAACCGTCATCCGAGGTCTTGTCGACAGAAAGGCTCTGGGGGCTAAATTGAATCTTCCGGAAAACAAATTCGTTACGTTTGTCCAAAGCGTCGGTTTCCCGGAGGAGACCGAAAAGTGA
- a CDS encoding MFS transporter, with protein sequence MQIPNHGWLGFFVPLNVRALRIYWLGQACSLIGMWLQVTAMGILVYDLSHGSGTAVGFLAALNAAPFLFGGMALGALGDRFDRRKLLMAVQLVQIAVAGILWLLGWSGILELWHLYMAVFLLGVMQCVAFPSQQAFVGDLSPKGMLLKSVGMYSLVFNVCRSVGPPLGGYVIAGLGANYAFGLNALCCIPLVGCLAVLRGMYVPESVGMGRRVGENVRSGSGLLIVWRDGRLRMILISALIQNLLGQSLYQIVPALTYGNPSATGALLGAVGAGAVSSILFVMPFLRYSPRIGLNLSCGTLWMGAMFALAGIVPMLQVQTVCFFLAGVATSALFVTTSSTVQLLSPAGHRSRILGLFTIVTIGAQPLAALWWGALLDHIGVPSLLVFVGIVEVVLSVGMLLVPFWPRWKMEEPES encoded by the coding sequence TTGCAGATTCCCAATCATGGCTGGCTCGGTTTTTTTGTGCCTCTGAATGTGCGTGCACTCCGCATTTACTGGCTGGGACAGGCGTGTTCCCTGATCGGGATGTGGCTCCAGGTGACGGCTATGGGGATTCTTGTTTACGATTTGTCGCATGGATCGGGGACGGCCGTCGGGTTTTTGGCGGCGTTGAATGCGGCTCCTTTCCTGTTTGGCGGCATGGCTCTAGGTGCTCTGGGGGATCGTTTTGACCGGCGGAAACTTTTGATGGCGGTTCAGCTTGTCCAGATTGCCGTGGCGGGCATCCTGTGGTTGTTGGGATGGAGCGGGATTCTGGAACTATGGCATTTATATATGGCTGTGTTTTTGCTGGGAGTGATGCAGTGCGTTGCCTTTCCGTCCCAGCAGGCTTTCGTGGGGGATTTGTCTCCGAAAGGGATGCTGCTCAAAAGCGTGGGCATGTATTCCCTTGTGTTCAATGTGTGCCGTTCTGTCGGCCCCCCTTTGGGGGGATATGTAATTGCCGGATTGGGGGCGAATTATGCCTTCGGTCTGAATGCCCTGTGCTGTATCCCCCTGGTAGGTTGCCTGGCTGTTTTGAGGGGGATGTATGTTCCGGAGTCTGTGGGTATGGGGCGCAGGGTCGGGGAAAACGTGCGGTCGGGATCCGGCCTATTGATTGTCTGGAGGGACGGACGTTTGCGCATGATTCTCATCAGTGCCTTGATCCAGAATCTTCTGGGGCAGTCGTTGTACCAAATTGTCCCGGCGTTGACGTATGGCAATCCCTCGGCAACGGGGGCTCTTCTGGGAGCGGTCGGAGCTGGTGCCGTTTCGAGTATTTTGTTTGTGATGCCGTTTTTGCGGTATAGTCCCCGGATCGGTTTGAATTTGTCCTGCGGCACGCTGTGGATGGGCGCTATGTTTGCCTTGGCTGGCATAGTACCGATGCTTCAGGTTCAAACAGTTTGTTTTTTCCTGGCGGGTGTGGCGACTTCTGCCTTGTTTGTGACGACGTCCTCGACAGTTCAATTGTTATCTCCTGCCGGGCACCGCTCCCGCATCCTGGGACTATTCACCATAGTAACGATTGGCGCCCAGCCGTTGGCCGCCCTGTGGTGGGGGGCTCTTCTGGACCATATCGGCGTGCCGTCCCTGCTTGTTTTTGTCGGCATAGTGGAAGTGGTTCTTTCCGTAGGGATGCTGCTGGTACCGTTCTGGCCCCGGTGGAAGATGGAGGAACCGGAGAGTTGA
- a CDS encoding efflux RND transporter permease subunit: protein MSAFFIKHPAIAAVIAIVTTLLGLVCLGNLPISQYPEITPRTIQLQAMFPGANAQAVADSVGTPLERQISGVQGMDYMTSVSSNNGVYNLSVVFEPGSDPDIDQVLTNMRYGQASSQLPQEVQSTGVTIKQQPGLPLLMYSLTSPDGSYNSVDLANYAQVKLIDELKRVEGVGEVQVYGAGRYAIRIWLDTSKMTHYGISIGEVRGAIVAQNTTNPGGKIGADPVPDGQEQTITVRTHGRLSEPHEFEDIIIRQNGEEIVYLRDIAKVELGAEDYSAMGRLNGKMAAAIAIFQAPGSNAIATADRVRALLDAKAPLMPEGISGRVSLDTTTAVRYSIEEIKHTLIEAIILVAFVVFIFLQNWRATLIPLIAVPVSLISTFCIFPLLGFSLNTISLLGIVLAIGLVVDDAIVVVEAVQEHIDKGMNPRMASFAAMQEVSGPVIAIALVLAAVFLPSLLLEGITGTLFKQFAVTIAISMLISAFNALTLSPALCAVLLKPKGKSHSILAPFHRLFNKCYGKTANGYTRICGGLARKLVLSIPLLFLFWGAIKPVADHVPGGFLPDEDQGFLLACLILKPNTSLQVAYEQDKKFEEALQDPSVKNLTTVVGINILNGVQTPGACIAFVELKDWSERAESASELARKFQGKVAMAGLDGMAMVLEPPAIPGVGTANGVTMVLEDLEGQGVPFLYGQVKAFEEAASKRPEIMMCMDMMMADMPQKYINLDREKCKFHKVDIDVANGILAAYNGSSFVNYFNAFGQQWQVYIQAQGEDRINLEKMDGFFVTNGDGVRVPLSSLVNVQEIEDTEFVMHHNIYNAAKLNVMPNPGYSTQQVMDALEEVFHETMDPTKIGFDYQDMSFQENKVRNSIGLGAIFTMSSIFAFLILVALYEKWTLPLAVFLTVPIAVLGAYLGLYWQGMDLTLYAQIGLVMLVGLAAKNAILIVEFANLEMERGKNLMDATLAAAKLRLRPILMTSFAFILGCIPLMISSGSGALARNAIGTVVVIGMGMATLVGVFLIPCSYVFIMRLFRIKFSLHELKEDPDEVGAREYLAAHKNDSPVS from the coding sequence ATGAGTGCGTTTTTTATCAAACATCCCGCCATTGCGGCGGTAATTGCTATTGTCACCACCCTGCTCGGGCTGGTATGCCTGGGTAATCTTCCCATTTCCCAGTATCCGGAAATTACGCCCCGTACGATTCAGTTGCAGGCTATGTTTCCTGGGGCCAATGCACAGGCTGTAGCCGACTCCGTGGGGACGCCCCTCGAACGTCAGATTTCCGGTGTGCAGGGGATGGACTACATGACATCCGTGTCTTCCAACAACGGGGTTTACAATTTGTCCGTCGTGTTCGAGCCGGGTTCCGATCCGGACATCGACCAGGTGCTGACGAACATGCGATACGGGCAGGCTTCTTCCCAGCTTCCCCAGGAAGTGCAAAGTACCGGGGTGACGATCAAGCAGCAGCCGGGGCTTCCGTTGCTCATGTATTCTTTGACGTCGCCAGACGGAAGCTATAACTCCGTCGACTTGGCAAACTATGCCCAGGTGAAGTTGATCGACGAACTCAAACGCGTCGAGGGGGTCGGTGAAGTTCAGGTCTATGGGGCGGGGCGTTATGCCATTCGCATCTGGCTGGATACGTCGAAGATGACTCACTACGGCATTTCCATCGGAGAAGTCCGGGGCGCTATCGTCGCCCAGAATACGACGAATCCCGGCGGCAAGATCGGGGCAGATCCCGTACCGGACGGACAGGAACAGACCATTACCGTACGTACCCATGGACGTCTTTCCGAACCGCATGAGTTCGAAGATATCATTATCCGGCAGAACGGCGAAGAGATTGTCTATCTGCGGGACATTGCCAAGGTGGAACTCGGGGCGGAAGACTACTCCGCCATGGGACGCCTGAATGGAAAAATGGCTGCCGCCATCGCCATTTTCCAGGCACCCGGTTCAAACGCCATTGCTACGGCGGATCGTGTGAGAGCGTTGCTGGATGCCAAAGCTCCTTTGATGCCGGAAGGTATTTCAGGACGGGTTTCTCTGGATACGACGACGGCGGTTCGTTATTCGATTGAGGAAATCAAGCATACGCTGATCGAGGCCATCATTCTTGTCGCGTTTGTGGTGTTCATTTTCCTCCAGAACTGGCGGGCGACCCTGATTCCGCTGATTGCCGTGCCGGTGTCATTGATTTCCACGTTTTGCATATTCCCGCTACTGGGATTCTCGCTCAACACGATTTCCCTGTTGGGAATTGTGCTGGCAATCGGCCTTGTCGTGGACGATGCCATTGTGGTGGTGGAAGCCGTACAGGAGCACATCGACAAGGGGATGAATCCCCGCATGGCTTCGTTTGCCGCCATGCAGGAAGTCTCCGGTCCGGTGATTGCCATTGCCTTGGTACTGGCGGCAGTGTTCCTTCCTTCCCTTTTGCTGGAGGGGATAACCGGTACGCTATTCAAGCAGTTCGCGGTGACGATTGCCATATCGATGCTGATTTCCGCTTTCAATGCTTTGACTTTATCTCCCGCCCTGTGTGCCGTTTTGCTCAAGCCCAAAGGGAAATCCCATAGCATTCTGGCGCCGTTTCACCGTTTGTTCAACAAATGCTACGGCAAAACCGCCAATGGCTACACACGCATTTGCGGGGGGCTGGCCCGCAAGCTGGTATTGTCCATTCCTCTGTTGTTTTTGTTCTGGGGTGCGATCAAGCCCGTGGCTGATCATGTACCCGGCGGGTTCCTCCCGGACGAAGACCAGGGCTTCCTGCTTGCGTGTTTGATTCTCAAGCCTAATACGTCATTGCAGGTTGCCTACGAACAGGACAAGAAATTTGAAGAAGCCCTTCAGGACCCCTCCGTCAAAAATTTGACGACCGTTGTGGGGATCAACATTCTCAACGGTGTCCAGACTCCTGGAGCTTGTATCGCCTTCGTCGAACTCAAAGACTGGAGCGAGCGAGCCGAATCCGCATCGGAACTGGCACGCAAATTCCAGGGGAAGGTTGCCATGGCCGGTCTGGATGGAATGGCCATGGTGCTGGAACCTCCGGCCATTCCCGGCGTCGGTACCGCTAACGGCGTGACCATGGTGCTGGAGGATCTGGAAGGCCAGGGCGTACCCTTCCTGTACGGCCAGGTGAAGGCCTTTGAGGAAGCGGCTTCCAAGCGTCCGGAAATCATGATGTGCATGGACATGATGATGGCCGACATGCCGCAAAAATACATCAATCTGGACAGAGAAAAATGCAAGTTCCACAAAGTGGACATCGACGTAGCCAACGGCATCCTCGCCGCTTACAACGGGTCTTCTTTCGTCAACTACTTCAACGCTTTCGGCCAGCAATGGCAGGTGTACATCCAGGCTCAGGGTGAAGATCGCATCAATCTGGAAAAAATGGACGGGTTCTTTGTGACCAATGGCGATGGGGTCCGGGTTCCCCTCTCTTCTCTGGTGAATGTCCAGGAGATTGAGGATACGGAATTCGTCATGCACCATAACATCTACAATGCTGCTAAACTTAACGTGATGCCCAACCCCGGGTACTCTACACAGCAGGTGATGGACGCATTGGAAGAGGTGTTCCATGAAACGATGGATCCGACCAAGATCGGTTTCGACTACCAGGACATGAGCTTCCAGGAAAACAAGGTGCGCAACAGTATCGGCCTCGGTGCGATTTTTACCATGTCTTCCATTTTTGCCTTCCTGATCCTGGTGGCTCTGTACGAAAAATGGACCTTGCCCCTTGCCGTATTCCTGACGGTGCCGATTGCCGTGCTGGGCGCTTATCTCGGGCTCTACTGGCAGGGAATGGATCTGACTCTCTATGCCCAGATCGGCCTGGTGATGCTGGTAGGGCTGGCCGCCAAGAATGCGATTCTCATTGTCGAATTTGCCAACTTGGAGATGGAGCGTGGCAAGAACCTGATGGATGCGACGCTGGCGGCAGCCAAGCTGCGGTTGCGTCCGATCCTGATGACGTCCTTTGCCTTCATCCTGGGGTGTATTCCGCTGATGATTTCGTCCGGTTCCGGAGCTCTGGCCCGCAATGCCATCGGTACCGTCGTGGTCATTGGCATGGGAATGGCAACCTTGGTGGGCGTATTTTTGATCCCCTGTTCGTACGTGTTTATCATGCGCTTGTTCCGCATTAAATTCTCACTTCATGAATTGAAGGAGGATCCGGACGAAGTGGGGGCTCGGGAATACCTGGCTGCCCATAAGAACGATTCGCCGGTTAGTTGA
- a CDS encoding alpha/beta hydrolase, translated as MMSFPMDLLSPSDRLAEHRYQKLLRLQPEFVWREFGDGEVLKARVFFPPEHKSEDSVPGVVFFHGGLWSSYNVVEFVPWALHLVSRGVACILPEYRMPVNYDVAPRDILYEARELWAWVRSNAVELGMDPSRITVAGSDVGGLMALHVALPDVPKRRRWFRKAPPLPPGPACVALFRGIVDTDARIADRVLHGMNEEERKALSPSRRLRKGLPPLFASHGGQDRMISARMTEEFCREWTKKKNVGHYAYLDLADHSYYHFNVNARYFEFLLSEWDTFMVEQGIWEEDGGVDNVLLS; from the coding sequence ATGATGTCGTTTCCTATGGATTTGCTGTCTCCCTCCGACCGGCTGGCTGAACACCGGTATCAAAAATTGCTTCGTTTGCAACCCGAGTTTGTCTGGCGTGAATTCGGGGACGGAGAAGTATTGAAGGCTCGGGTGTTTTTTCCCCCGGAACACAAGAGCGAGGATTCTGTTCCGGGAGTCGTTTTTTTTCACGGCGGCTTGTGGTCGTCATACAATGTTGTTGAGTTTGTTCCTTGGGCTCTGCATCTGGTGAGCCGGGGTGTTGCCTGCATCCTTCCGGAGTACCGTATGCCGGTGAATTACGATGTGGCTCCGCGTGATATCTTATATGAAGCCCGCGAGCTCTGGGCCTGGGTGAGAAGCAATGCCGTCGAGTTGGGAATGGATCCGTCCCGCATTACGGTGGCGGGGAGCGATGTTGGCGGCTTGATGGCTCTGCATGTAGCTCTTCCTGATGTTCCCAAACGCCGCCGTTGGTTCCGCAAAGCGCCTCCTTTGCCTCCGGGGCCTGCTTGTGTGGCTCTTTTCCGGGGAATTGTGGATACCGATGCCCGGATCGCAGACCGCGTTCTGCACGGGATGAACGAGGAAGAACGCAAGGCTCTGTCTCCCTCGCGTCGCCTTCGGAAGGGGTTGCCTCCCTTGTTTGCTTCGCACGGTGGACAGGACAGGATGATTTCTGCCCGGATGACGGAGGAATTCTGCCGGGAGTGGACGAAAAAGAAAAATGTCGGGCATTACGCCTACCTTGATCTTGCCGACCATTCCTATTATCATTTCAATGTGAATGCCCGTTACTTTGAGTTTCTCCTCAGCGAATGGGATACTTTTATGGTCGAACAGGGGATTTGGGAGGAAGACGGCGGGGTTGACAATGTCCTGCTCTCGTGA
- a CDS encoding Bax inhibitor-1/YccA family protein — MNDTSIYSLEASREKVAIHAFLQRVYLWMTIGIGLTAFVGLWASETHQVATYLTSSFTPMLVLMLATLGMVIVLSAAIHKLSAPTAMVLFLVYSVLEGLFLTPVFLIYTQASLFTTFICTASMFGAMTVYAFTTKRDLSGWGRFLFMALIGLIISMVVNIFFMKNGMMDLVLSGIGVVVFAGLTAYDTQKLIKNPDFLGIGFAKASILGALELYLDFINLFLYLLRFLGRRN, encoded by the coding sequence ATGAACGATACTTCCATTTACTCACTTGAGGCATCCCGTGAAAAAGTTGCCATACATGCATTTCTCCAGAGAGTCTACCTGTGGATGACCATCGGTATCGGACTAACGGCTTTCGTCGGTTTATGGGCTTCTGAAACGCATCAGGTTGCTACTTACCTGACATCCAGTTTCACACCGATGCTTGTACTTATGCTCGCAACTCTCGGCATGGTTATTGTTCTTTCTGCGGCTATCCACAAACTTTCGGCTCCTACCGCCATGGTCCTTTTTCTGGTTTATTCGGTATTGGAAGGACTTTTCCTGACACCGGTGTTCCTGATCTATACCCAGGCGTCTCTGTTTACAACCTTCATCTGTACAGCCAGCATGTTCGGAGCCATGACCGTTTATGCGTTCACAACGAAAAGAGATCTCTCCGGCTGGGGACGTTTCCTCTTTATGGCCCTGATCGGCCTGATCATTTCCATGGTCGTCAATATCTTCTTTATGAAGAATGGCATGATGGATCTCGTCCTCTCCGGAATCGGAGTCGTCGTCTTCGCAGGATTGACCGCCTACGATACTCAGAAACTCATCAAAAATCCGGATTTTCTCGGCATCGGATTTGCCAAGGCATCAATTCTGGGAGCCTTGGAACTTTATCTGGATTTTATCAACCTATTCCTATACCTCCTGCGCTTTCTGGGGCGCAGGAATTGA